In a single window of the Elaeis guineensis isolate ETL-2024a chromosome 8, EG11, whole genome shotgun sequence genome:
- the LOC105049379 gene encoding uncharacterized protein At2g39795, mitochondrial, whose protein sequence is MSSTIASSLLRRTLRLSRSSSLFCRYRQPQFYSSLASSRSSSSPLIRRAIPQSLRKPPSLLSFRFASSKVSADENLKRILDSEIDCVLQSDTHGQEVELPDGFPFEIIDNPGDQTVVLKREFAGENIQVTVFMNFDSEGDLGENDEDGAEDDNNESSFQPIISLVVSIEKGEGPILEFSCNLNADGLEIESMAMKKHDAPDDQGAYQGPEFSDLDENLQKALHKYLEVRGIKGSLFDFLHEYMMNKDEKEYLAWLKNLKEFVGK, encoded by the exons atgtcGTCTACCATCGCCTCCTCTCTCCTTCGCCGCACCCTCCGCCTCTCTCGATCCTCCTCTCTCTTCTGCCGCTATCGCCAGCCGCAGTTCTACTCCTCTCTCGCTTCCTCtcgctcctcctcctcccctttgATCCGAAGGGCGATTCCCCAAAGCCTCAGGAAACCCCCTTCTCTCCTCTCCTTTCGGTTCGCCTCCTCCAAGGTGTCGGCGGATGAGAATCTCAAACGAATCCTCGATTCCGAGATTGATTGCGTCCTGCAATCGGACACTCACGGACAG GAAGTTGAATTGCCAGATGGGTTTCCCTTTGAGATCATCGACAATCCTGGCGACCAGACAGTCGTCCTTAAACGAGAATTTGCAGGTGAGAACATCCAAGTCACTGTTTTCATGAATTTTGATTCAGAGGGAGATTTGGGTGAGAATGATGAAGATGGGGCTGAGGATGACAACAATGAGAGCTCTTTCCAGCCAATCATCTCTCTGGTTGTATCTATTGAAAAAGGAGAGGGCCCTATCTTGGAATTCTCCTGCAATCTTAATGCTGATGGGCTTGAAATAGAAAGCATGGCCATGAAGAAGCATGATGCTCCTGATGATCAGGGTGCTTATCAAGGGCCGGAGTTTTC GGATTTGGACGAGAACTTGCAGAAGGCCTTGCACAAGTACCTCGAAGTGAGAGGTATTAAGGGCTCCCTGTTTGACTTCTTGCATGAGTACATGATGAACAAGGATGAGAAGGAGTACTTAGCATGGTTGAAGAACTTGAAGGAATTCGTTGGGAAGTGA
- the LOC140851246 gene encoding putative calcium-binding protein CML19, which produces MACTRLQRELMEFERVFQHLDEDGDGKISQDELRRWLRTIDEESSAEQVELLLDGNGESLIGFDEFMRLVGVVGDEEGKIRELREAFWVFVMDGEGCITAKSLRRTLSRLGWSRSLEDCMVMIQRFDINGDGVLSFEEFRNMML; this is translated from the coding sequence ATGGCTTGCACACGGTTGCAGAGAGAGCTCATGGAATTCGAACGTGTGTTCCAGCACTTGGATGAGGATGGTGATGGGAAGATATCGCAAGATGAGCTGAGGAGGTGGCTGAGGACGATCGACGAGGAGTCGTCAGCAGAGCAGGTGGAGTTGTTGTTGGATGGGAATGGGGAGAGTTtgattgggtttgatgagttcatgaGGTTGGTAGGGGTGGTTGGGGATGAGGAGGGGAAGATTAGGGAGCTGAGGGAGGCCTTCTGGGTGTTTGTGATGGACGGGGAGGGGTGCATCACGGCTAAGAGCTTGAGGAGGACCCTCAGTCGGCTAGGGTGGTCCAGGTCCCTTGAGGACTGCATGGTAATGATCCAAAGGTTTGACATCAATGGGGATGGAGTGCTTAGCTTTGAAGAGTTCAGGAACATGATGTTATGA